A single genomic interval of Pyrus communis chromosome 7, drPyrComm1.1, whole genome shotgun sequence harbors:
- the LOC137738998 gene encoding uncharacterized protein, which yields MNTTSFMDKQIMDLSQGSTQQQHHSDDFIDLIKMNTNANNSHRKDGGGEEEHQVGGAGHGNGISKKEYQEMLPSYDFQPIRPVVGASSPSRSLDAAPNLGGGGATRAWNSGESKSKTASPIRNYGSMDSLEPGKLILEKDHNAAIVSEIDQTMKKHTDNLLHVLEGVSARLTQLESRTRNLENSVDDLKISVGNNHGNADGKMRQLEGILRDVQTGVKDMKDKQEIVEAQLNLARIQLSNAKVDPQPEPQNAGHVDSGQTAASTPQHSHQQIHPPVNLPPSLPAVSHPNAPPQPMPQSVPHTVQHPNQFSQNQIPPVPQRDPYFPAPGQTQEAPNQQYQLPPGQQPVPPPPVPPHQQFQPTTQPQYSQPPPQLPQQHPSLAPVNPSQIQPTLGHHPEESPYIPSQNYPPGLRQPPSHTPSSLPPPQQYYSPAANVYEPPSSRPSSGYPSGYNPPSGLGESYQYGGPPSQYGGSSSMKPQHHSSATTTQSGGSGYPQLPTARVLPHANPTPSGPGGSSPSSGSGSRAPIDDVIDQVATMGFSRDQVRAAVRKLTDSGQSVDLNVVLDKLMNDGDVQPPRGWYGR from the exons ATGAACACGACGTCGTTTATGGACAAGCAGATAATGGATCTGTCGCAGGGCTCGACGCAGCAGCAGCATCACAGCGACGACTTCATCGACCTGATCAAGATGAACACCAACGCTAACAACAGCCACCGCAAAGACGGCGGAGGAGAAGAAGAGCATCAGGTCGGCGGTGCCGGCCATGGAAATGGGATCTCCAAGAAGGAGTATCAGGAGATGCTTCCCAGCTACGATTTCCAGCCGATTCGCCCCGTCGTCGGTGCTTCTTCGCCGTCGCGGAGTTTAGATGCTGCGCCCAATCTCGGAGGAGGAGGAGCGACTAGGGCTTGGAACTCCGGCGAGTCCAAGTCGAAAACTGCATCTCCAATCAGG AATTATGGTTCAATGGATTCCCTGGAACCTGGAAAACTTATTTTAGAGAAGGACCACAATGCCGCAATTGTGTCAGAGATTGACCAGACCATGAAGAAGCATACTGATAATTTGCTACATGTGTTGGAAGGTGTTAGTGCACGACTAACACAACTAGAGAGCAGAACCCGCAATCTTGAGAATTCTGTCGATGATTTGAAGATCTCTGTTGGAAACAATCATGGGAATGCTGATGGAAAGATGCGACAGTTGGAGGGTATTCTTAGAGAT GTGCAAACAGGTGTTAAGGATATGAAGGATAAGCAAGAAATAGTAGAGGCTCAACTGAATCTTGCAAGGATACAATTATCCAATGCCAAGGTAGACCCTCAACCGGAACCTCAGAATGCTGGACATGTGGATTCTGGGCAGACAGCCGCCTCTACTCCTCAACATTCTCACCAACAAATTCATCCCCCTGTGAATCTTCCTCCCTCACTTCCTGCTGTCTCTCATCCAAATGCTCCTCCCCAACCTATGCCCCAAAGTGTACCACATACAGTTCAACATCCAAATCAGTTCTCTCAGAACCAGATCCCTCCCGTTCCTCAGCGAGACCCTTATTTCCCAGCCCCTGGTCAAACTCAAGAAGCTCCAAATCAGCAATACCAATTACCTCCAGGCCAGCAGCCAGTTCCGCCTCCTCCAGTGCCACCACATCAACAATTTCAACCTACCACTCAACCACAGTATTCCCAGCCACCACCTCAGCTGCCTCAACAGCACCCTTCGCTTGCCCCTGTTAATCCCTCTCAGATCCAGCCTACACTAGGCCACCACCCTGAAGAGTCGCCTTATATTCCTTCCCAGAACTACCCACCTGGTCTTCGGCAGCCACCTTCTCATACGCCCAGCAGTCTTCCCCCACCCCAACAGTATTACAGTCCAGCTGCAAATGTATATGAGCCACCTTCTAGCAGACCCAGTTCAGGGTATCCTTCCGGGTATAACCCTCCATCTGGGCTTGGTGAATCATACCAATACGGTGGACCACCTTCTCAATATGGCGGCAGCTCCTCAATGAAACCCCAACATCACTCTTCTGCTACTACAACTCAAAGTGGAGGCAGTGGTTACCCACAGCTCCCAACTGCTAGGGTGCTACCACATGCCAATCCTACTCCATCTGGGCCGGGTGGCAGTTCACCTTCATCCGGTAGTGGAAGCAGAGCACCCATTGATGATGTGATTGACCAAGTGGCAACTATGGGCTTCTCCAGAGACCAAGTCAGGGCCGCAGTTCGGAAGCTGACAGACAGCGGCCAGTCAGTTGACCTCAATGTGGTGCTAGATAAGTTGATGAATGACGGGGATGTTCAGCCGCCCCGGGGTTGGTATGGCCGATAG